The genomic segment gtgggccctgattagtttagaagggcatatttgtaatttgaacccaTTAAGGGTATGATTTTGAGTTATGTGTAGTGCTTCTGACATGAGGAGATCCTGTTCCACGGTGTTAGCAAGGGGTTTCGACATTGGTATTTAGTTGTGAATCtggtaactattagtaacctgAGAATTAGTGTTGTAGTaagtaaaaagtggtattttcacAAAGAGTAAAAGgactaggttgcccttgaggtttagaaAGGAATGGTGTTAGAAGGAGGGGTAGAAAGGTCATTTAGGTATTATATGAGGTAAAACATAGCTGAAATTAGCCTTTACATTTTAGGCTTTTCTAGAGGATTTTTGGTCATTTGGTTCAAGGTTTCAAAGAAAAAAGAGGAGCTGAAGTTAAGCAGCTGAATTTCTTGAGGAATTGGGAGTAGAATTAAACTTTGGAGGAGGATTTACAGCTAGCAATCCGTGGGAATTTTGAAATGAAGAAGAGGTAAGAACTTCAATTTCTGGTTTTGAATATTGCTTGATGTTCTTGAGGGTTTTggattttgatttctgaaatATTGGTTTGAGATGAAGTTTTGAGGAACCTAAGCTTAAGAATCTGAGAATTAAATCTTGGAAGGACATTGAAGCAACCTAGGGTTGGATTCATCCATCTGAGGTAATAATTTCTGACCTTAATTGTCTGGATTTTCTGGTTTtggatggtgttcttgagctttagagctcaagtttggtttctgtgtttgatgatgcttttagctgagtttttttatgttgttaggtggttttggatgagatatagtgagttatagttttaattttgaGTTATAGTTTCTGGGGGGGCTGGGTTTCTGACTATAGCACTGTAGCACCCCTatggtagcgctgtagcactaccctgcctccagcacttggtttttgggtactttttagggttttgcttaGAGGCTCGGGGGGACGGtttcaccacctcgtttggtggaattagaggtcccgagagcgcgagtTTGGTCCCGGGATTGACCTTTGGAATTCAAACTTATCGAAGTACCATTTTATGGATTGTAATTAGGTGTACATGAAACGAGATCATGCTCGGGGGTTGTCTTATTAACCAAAGCACTCggagttaaaggtaagaaaaaccaCACTCTTATGTGACTgtgtgggactgagattccctgtatttgaatgtatatgttgtgtgattgtgATATGACATGTGAGCATgaattaaatggcctaagagtgtcgaaattgatatttgcgcacaagatgcgggtcggccattggtagctgaggttaattaaataatcattgcgctcggcctaagcgagtcggagacagtgggttaaatagagggtgcggcctaagggcgtcgaccttgagtattgtatgatgaatattgatatgttatcattgttgtctattgattataacttgtttaatattgaGATGATTGGCTTATGAATAATTGTTGACCTCTCTGATTAGGTGACTGTTATGGCATGTTAAATAGTTGGTTCACAACTTTATGGATTGTTGGTTGActgtattgtttatgctctgcattatggttttcttgctgggccttggctcacgggtgctacgtggtgcaggtaaaggcaagggcaaggtggaccaatcttgagttggagaactttggggcagaatgtacatagtcagttgctcgtccgccacggccgagggatggtacaaggacaggaaaacctaaaaagttttttttgccgttaaagtggcttgtggttgtacataacttttgtaattttgtaaactatcctttaaaaccctgtttttgggatcccatgtattaaacgtttatttaaatgagaaatttcccatttaagaccaaaatcttttaaccctaacctaattatgaCTGTAGAATCATATTTTCAAGtatatgacttggttagcaagtcttgcacatttataatcacacagtgtaatgaccatggttatccagggtgttacatagcATGACACCAAATGATGATTGGGTCTTTACTAGTGTTCCTTGTAAGCATATTCCTGAAGTTTCAGACCTTACATGTAGCGAGAGGCCACAACAAGGGTGTGCTTTGCTGGTGGAACCTACTTCACCATGGAAAGCAAGGCCTCTTCAGCGAGGCACGTGGTGCATATGAAGGAACAAGGTGCCTCGTACATGTCCTCAAGCTGGCGAGATGTAAGATCTAGCGTGGATTCTCGGGCCCAAGGTAGGCGTCCTCTACATTTCAGGTAGGCAAGGCCCTACTACGCGAGGCCCTTTTCTCCGAGTTTGCGTCTCGACATCTGTGTGTATTgggcctcactatgtgaggccCTTATTCTTTTCAAGTACATGGCATGCATCCATGGGAGCATGCTACGTCTAGGCAAGTTGGGCCTCGTATAGCGAGGCCCTAAACTTCGGATGATTCACACCTTGGGGGCAAGGGACTTGAAACATGGCCTCGCGCGTGAGTTGCTCAGGTAGAGTGGGCCTTGCATAGTGAGGCCCTCTCCTTTAGGCACTATGTGCCTCAAGCATGTACTACATACGGCAAgatgggcctcgctatgcgagaccctCCTCCCCCGGCGCATTGCGCCTTTATCGACCTTGACAAGAGACATTTTGCGAGGCCCTCGTCCTTAGGCATCTTGCACTTTCAATTACTTCGGTCTTCTACGTGTCGGGCCTCGCTAGTGAGGCCCTCTTCCCTAGTTGCCTTGCTGCTTTAGCAATTTTTATATATTCACACATGGAGTGGAATTTTGACATCCACAATTTGTAATAGAAAAtggcatacataaaataatatgccATGTCCATGTGTTCAGTGTGATAACATGCAATAAAAGATGGTTAAAAACATAAGAGGACATTTACTTTTAGTGGGATAGACAATTCATATAATAAATGGATTTGGCATGAAGAAAAAAGCTTAGGGaactttaaaaaatattgatATTCTTTTCCTAGTCTCCCACCGTATGACCCTTCGACTTCAGGCACCTTATCATCTTCGGGGTTCTCGTGAGCGTGAAATTGGATGTACTGTGCCAAATATCACTTTCTTATCAAAGTTTTGATCCCATCTTGTAAATGTcaacactcattggtgtggtagCCATGATTATTGTGGAACTTGTTGAATCTGATTGTATAATTTCTTCCTCGCTCTCGTGGTGGGGGAGGTCTTCAGTATGGCACTTGCATTGAGGTAGCAAGGAATATCCACCAGGTTGATATAAGCAGTGAAGGATAGCTCATTGTCTTCTTTATCCCCATCCAACTTAGCTGACTTGGGGGTCCTCGATCTTCTCCTTCGTTCAAATAGTCGAGGCTTCCTTTGCATGGGAATCTTGATCTACCTAAGATTGTTCCATAGCCTCGTCGAGCCTCATATACTTATCCCACTATAAGAACTCCTGAATAAAATCGCAACTCTTCTTTGGAAAACTTAACCACAACAATGTTTTAACTTGAAAACCTGATAGAACGGCTATCAAATTGCCATCGTTGTTGACCCGTGCAGCCTCTTCTTGTAATTGATTGATGAGTAACTTGAGAAACTCCTTGGGCCCTTGCTTCAGAATAGCTAGGGTCGACAGATTTCTTGGATAAACCCACAATGTATATAATTGTTTCTTAAAACTCACCGAGAACATCTCTCACAAATCAATAAACAAGGCATCCGAGTTGTCAAATAGATCTATTCTATGTTTGTTCATCTCTGGCTCCATTTGAGCTAGTCTCTCTTTGAGCTAATTATCCATACCCCTACCTCTTCTAGGTTGTAACTCAACCCCTTGTTGGGGCTCTCTCACCTTACGAGCCTTTTTTAGTCGAATTCATGTCCTTTGCTAGGCTGGACAAAGTGAGGACCTCTGGTGGTAGCTTATCAAACTCTCAAGAGTCTTGCACAATGCTTCGCCTCCAAAATTTACCCCCGATGTAATGAAGGGGTGCACTTCTTGGACATCCCTTCACCTGCTTAGGACGTCGACTATCCTCTTACTTCCTGCAGACTCCCTTTCCTACAAACTTGTCATCGAGTGATATAGGAGTTGGTCTTGATGTGAATCCTTCTTTTGCTTTGGCTATTTAATCTACTTGGGTTTCTTCATGCTCTTCCCATAAAACCTTTCTCCTTTTAGTGAAGGAGTATATGGGATTGGTTAGCAGATTGACAGAGTGGTCATTTTAGTGCTCGAATTAACCTCATTTGTAGGGGCATGTTACACAGCGATTTCCAAAGCTATTTCAATTTTCACTTGATGTGTCACCAACCTTAGGTGCTCCTTGGATTTTTCATGGGCTTCACAAAGTTTGACGATTATGCAATTACTAATCAAACTAGAGACAACTGGGGCTTGGAGGACTTCGACCATGGGCTCCTTCCTAGAATATTGGGAGGATTCAGGTATATACAAGTGCGAGGGCTGCCACTAGCATGGATGATTATGATGCCTCTGGGGACCAATAAGAGGGCAACTGAAATCTCTAGCCCTTGAAAAATGGTGTCATGTGATGGCATTAATAGGAATACTTCCTGCTCAATAACTTGCTTTCAATAAAATGACCAAAATTTTTATTGCAATTTTCGTGAACGCAAATTCTAGTGAACTTGTCTTCCTAGAACATGCAGTTTTGTTAAAGTAATGGGAGAGTATTGTTTATAGTACTTTAACCCTAAAAAGATGCCCTACGTCCATTGGATAATTTTTTAAGTATGTATTTCTTTTACACAATTTTTTTCAACCCCCTTCACTATCACAGTCTCCTCTGTTTATAAGAACAACTAGAGTTGAAAACACTACCTTAAATCAAGGATTTAGTTACCTAAATTATCTAACAAACAATCAATAATCAAGTAACTAAATTAATATTTGCACAATGCTAATAAATAATTCTCTTTTTAACTTTTTTTGactaattactaaatatttaaaCTTAATTAATCTTATTTCCTGCTTTTACTGCTCTTTGCCAGTTGAGTGGGATATGTTCGTGTGGGTGCCAACCATTTTAGGTGTCTTTGCTATTTTCCTTAGGTTCAGACATGTCCTTTTACCGGGTTGGtcacaaattttttatttaagctGGAAGGTCCACTCACATGAGGCATTTATAAATTTTGTGTACAACAATTCTCATTTTaagcatattttttttattaaattttacaaaCCTATTAATTACAGTATGTTAGCCCAAGAATGGCTCCCAAGAGgagggggtgaattggaaataaCTTTTGTGGAAATATAAAACTCAACAATATATTTCTAGCAACTTATGAAACTATATACAATAAATAGATAGACAATAGTGTAATAGTATGATAAACACAATGTAAATATGTTTAGGGATAGAAGGATGCAAACTCTAGTTTTTACAAAGTTCGGTGAAACTAAAGttacctacgtccttggtctttaAAGCAACAAGCCTAGAGTTCTAATAATGGACCAAGTTGAGGACTTGATCAATCCTTTACAAACAAGGTTGTTTTCCACCAAGGTGTTACCCAAACCTTTTAAACAGATCGTTATTCGATGCCAATCTCACCAATGTTGGGTTATGTAGAATCCAATGCCAGCCTCGCCTCTCTTGCAGATTGTTGTAGCGATTCCAATCTCACCTTTGGTTAGATTATTGTAGTGTCAAGCTTACACTCTctggattgttgaagtgccaatctcactcttaCTGGGTAGTTGATAAACCAGTGACAACCATAACTATGCTAAATTGTTGATGTGCCGATCTCACTTTTACAAAGATGAATACAATGTTGAAGTACAAAGATTAACAAGCTCTCTCTAAAGATGATAAATAAAAGCTAAAAACCTAGAGAGAgatgcacacacacacaaatgAATAATAACAAATTTGGCATAAGTGTGTGAAAAGTGTTTAAGAAGGATTTACACAAGGTAAGGGCTTAAAAAATTTTAGCTTGCTCAATACTATGATGTATAACTGATGTCAGGTCTATATGAAGCCTAGAAATAGGTCTATTTGTAGGCAATGTCGAAGTATAGCCATTAGAAGCGCGCTAGCGATTTTTCAGACTATTGTCTGACCCAAACTGGTGAGCTGCAGGAAAGGTTACATTTTTCTGGTTATAAATTTGTTACTTTATGGTTTCAAAATTACCactttatattaattattttagtaAACTTATTTCCATTTTAAAACTTAAtttcatttttaaaatattttaaacatattttaaccatttaaacaaAAACAAGTTTTGGTTACTTGTGAAAAAGCTTGAGCCACTAAATGATTAATTCAAGTGTGATGCATGCAAATCAATTCACAAGACTATAAACCATAACTAAACCTTAGGTACACTTGGAATCTTTGTGGCTCTTTTATGTCATCTTGAAATTCATTTGATTGTTGGGAAGCTTTAATTCCATCTTCTTGACTTGTGTATTTGCTTAATAAACATGATAAATGCTTTGCTTCATCTGACTCATACAGTTTATATTAAAAACTTTCTGCAGGTAAGGGATTTTCATATTGCAAAAAGGGAAGAGGATATCGGTTACTATGCTGGTGCAATTGGTGAGCTTATGCTATGACTATTATggcattattattttttttcttacttttttaAAAACCCATCTAACTttttataaaacatattctttGATGACATCGATGGATCATTTTTGCACAAATGCACTTAGATAGGCTGCTTATGttaaatttcttttcttttcatttctagGCATATGCTTCAGAAATTTGCCGGAAAGAATATCAAGCTTTGGGAATGTCAATAGTAAGAACCTTTGTTCTCTTGTGTTTAAATTTCTCCCTCGCCACATTTGGTATGTGATATAAAAAGAAGAGTAAATTTCTCAGATTAGCACAGCTTGGGGAATTGCATTAGTCATTGGTCCAGCTCTTGGAGGTTTCCTTGCACAGGTATATTGAATATGATACTTGTTGTCACACTTATGTAACATATcatgtgattattattatttttaatgagTTTGTACAAATATGTAGCCAGCAGAGAAGTTCCCAGATGTGTTTTCTAAGGAATCTCTGTTTGGGAggtaattaaaataatttatgtaTTTTAGATCTGATTTTATTACTTTTGTTCATGTATCTAATTTGtaactttaaaaaattatttgatagGTTCCCCTACTTCTTACCTTGCTTGTTCATATCAATCATTGCACTGGTGATAACTATTCTATGCTTTTGGCTTCCGGTATGTTCAtgactctatttttattttttatttttttttattattatcacaCTACATCATCTCTAAAAATACTACAACATGGTATAGTGTTATGAAATATTTCCTTGATTACATTTGTGACAATTTCATACTGCAAACGGAAAAGGGAATTTATTTGGATTATTTTGGTAAAAGACCCATATCATATTGTGATCTTTTAGCTCTAACTATAAGAGTATGTGGTTTAGATGTTGTTTGATCTGTATCGTGAAAAACTATGATGATCTTGGTGGTACTAATTTTTCATAGATGGAGTTTCTCATGCTTTAAGCTGCTGTGGTAACTCTGACATGCATAAATAATAAATCTGTCATGGTTCATGTAATTCTGTTGCTATTAATTTAGGAAAAATTACCAGAGAAGCTTGAAACAGTTGGTGCATTTCAAAAGCTGCCCATGGTGATGCAATCTTTTGATATTCTTTACTCAGCAATAAAGAAGGCCAAGAGAGTTTCTCCAACTAAGGGTAATTGTTTTGGGTGGTTTCTTGTTGACATAACTGCACATAAAGGGATTAGATGGAACATTGGtagttgaagtttttagaataaaaaatatatttcactaactttgtatacatttcttgtttaatatttggtgataatagaatttgattgtagtataaactatcatgtaatatgattttgtaagccgagtagattaaatattgaaattatatttttgagtaattaataaaaaattattttgttgtattttcttttgaaaattttgaaatctagtatatataatacattttggacactcaaagggatatattttttctaaatcaaaatgaaaattgtagctgcatttttttttaaaaaaaaattacttttaaggacatgcaaagtgagtcctaaaaaattacttaaagcactcaatcagattttttaggactcgcattgcgagtccgaaaaacattcttttaggactcgcaatgcgagttctaaaaacttaattaaaggcactcaaccagattttttaggacttgcaccaGATTTTTTAgaactcgcgttgcgagtcctaaaaatgttgaaaacttaattaaaggcacttaactagattttttaggactcgcaatgcgagtcctaaaaaccttagtttttaaggctctcaaatagaggactcgcgccccgcgagtcctaaaaacttttttaggactcgcaatgctagtcctaaaaatccttttttgtagtagtggctaCAAAATCAAATATTGTATATCATCAATACAAGAGTGATGACCACTTTGAGTCAACAATATCCCATTTTTTTATGGTAGCaaatatatgattatttgaaatggaattaaaataaatttaaacaattaagcATAAGATCCCTCTTAAAttatgcacataaatatatttttacctTTCATACTCTCTccattaatcatataattaaaacaattttcccCTTAAAGCAATATGATTAAGTATGCGTAAATAATCTATATACTTTTCTCCCTTTGATATTATCAATAAACCTTAGGGAGGTTATCaagcttgtaaatgttttttaacATTTCTATGTAAATAATTTGAGCAAAATAGTATGTCAAATATGGCAGCATATCCAAACAATCAAAACAAGTCCAAAAGTACATTAAAATGTTGATTTTGAGTTGGGCATATAATGTCATGTATTTAAACATATCCATATAAGTGTAAAATATAGTTTAGGACTTATGTGAATCTGCAAAAAAAATGCATGAAAGTATGACTATATATGAAGATTCTAGCTGAAATGCAGAAAAAAATACTGCACAATGCAGAATTTTTTCAAAAATGGTAGGTTTGCATGGTATGAAATGAGTTTCGTGTATCGTTTTTCAAAAATTACTTTTATAGAAGTTCAATAATAGTAAAATACATATGTTTATGCAATCAAACCAAATAAAACTCAAAAATCCAAAACTTTTGGTAAGTTTATCATTAAAGCTCAAAACAACTTCTGTAACAgaaaatgagttttatgcatcaTTTTTCAAGAAATTAATTTAGACAATCTTAATATGAATAACTAAAAAGTGTTTATGCAAAGAAATCAGTGAAAAGTAAAGAATTTGAAATTTTGGTGAGTTTGCATTTTTGGCATAAGAAGGGCTTCTAAAACAAATAGTTTACCAAAATTGTGTTTGCTGCATTATTTTTAAAACATTTCTTCTGTAGCATCtccaatatatataattaaatatatttgagCATAGAAATCATTCAAAATTCTGAAGATATGAAAATTTGGTATATTTTCAAAAGGTAAGCTTAAAAAGACACCTCATATGTCAAATTTGAATTTTGTGCattcttttaaaataaaaattcttTCTAAGACATTcgaaatatattcaaataaatgtgCTCAagcaataaaatcaataaaagaTCAAGAATTTAACAATTTTGGAATGTTATGCAAAATTATGGCTAATATAAGTAAGAAAATAACTTACATGCCAATAATGGATAATATgcattattttttagatttttgtttTCTAAAATTTCATATGCATTATTTCAAACATGTTGACGCAATCCATATACTTAAAAGgaaaaagtatgaaaaatatggaaaaTAAAACAAACATGCATAGTAATCAAAACTTAAATTAAATATGTAAAAGATTATTATGTTAAACAATTAATAATGAAAGCATCTAACCTTTTTCTTTTATCTTTAGTTCATCAATTTCATTGTCATCATTGAGTTCAAAAATTTACCTCATCATCGATGGTCATGAAGCACATGTGTGCAACCTCGTTTAGCTCTTCATCACTTGAGTCATTTGATTGTGAGGCTTGCTtcttgcttttctttttctttttctcactTTCGTTGTAGgacttcttgccatttctctttTTGAACTTCTTGAATTTCTTTTCCATAAGTGCCATGTCCTCAATTTCACAATCATCCTTATCATCATTGTGTGAAGTGGATTTGAAGGCgattctctttttcttcttttcggcttcctcttcttctttgctcatATTCAAGAAAATTTTGTGGTTCATGAGTGATCCTTGAGCTCCTCTAATGGTATGGTGGAAATGATTTTTCCTCTTGATAAGTTACCACCTTTCCATCATAGGCTTTAGTCAAGCTTCTTAGGATTTTTCTTACTGTCTCCTTTTGTGAAGGTACCTTGCCAGGAACATTTAAACCATTAGTAATAGTTGTGAAATGAGTATACATACTAGCAATAGATTCATGGGACTTCATCCTAAAGTTTTCATATTGTGTAACAAGCAAGTTGATTTTAGTCTCTTTCATGGAGTTAGTGCCTTGACATGTGACTTTTATCATATTCCATATATCATGAATGGATGAGGCTTGTTGTATATTTTTGAGTATGTCTCTATCTAATCCACATATTAATATATACTTAGCTCTAGCATTTTCTTATCACAGTCACTAAAATCCTTGTATTCTCTATCTACCTCCTTATCTCTTATGGTTTTCATTAGGACATAAGGTCTTTCATAACAATGTGCCATAGATCATAATCTGTGGCTCAAAGATGTGTTTCCATCCTAATTCTCAAATATACAAAATCAATACCATTGAAAAATTATGGCCTGGTTGGGTTTAATCCCTCTAACATTCTACAATTGGTAAACCATACTCTATATAGTTAAATCTAATAAAAATTAGTCTCAAGCTTTGATAACATTTGTTAGCCCAAGAATGGCTCCCAAAAAGGGGGAGGGGGGGATGAATTATTGTTTAGAAACTATTGCAGAAATATAAAACTCAATTTTCTATTTCTAGCAACTTATGAAACTATATGCAATAGATAGATAGAAAATAATGTAATAGTGAGATAAACACAATGTAAATGAGTTTAGGGATAGAAGGATGCAAACTCTCATTTTTACAAGGTTCGATGAAACTAAAGTCACCTACATCCTTGGTTTTCAAAGTGATAAGTCTTGAGTTCTAAGAACGAACCAAGTTAAGGACTTCATCAATCCTTTACAGATAGGGTAGTTTTCCACCAAGGTGTTACCCAAACATCTTACACGAATTGTTTTTCAGTACCAATCTTACCAATGCTGGGTAGTGTAGAATCTAGTACAAGCCTCACCTATATCGAGTTGTGTAGAATCTGGTACGAACCTCACCTCTCTTGCGGAATGTTGAAGAGATGTCAATCTCACCTTTGCTCAAATTGTTGTGGTGTCAATGTAACACTTGCTGAATTGTTGAAGTACCAATCTTACTCTTACAGGGCTTTTGATAAATTGGTGACAACCACACCTATACCAGATTGTTGAACTGCCAATCTCTCTTATACAAAGGTGAATAGAGTGCTGAAGTACAATAATTAACAAGCACTCTCTAAAGATATAAATACAAGTTGAAAATATAGAGAGAGATGCACACACACATAAATGATAATCACAAATTTGGCTCAAGTATGTGAAAAGTGTTTAAGAATGATTTTTACACAAGGTAATGGCTTAGAACACTTTAGATAGCATAATACTATGATATATAACTGATATTAGGTCTATATGAAGCATAAAAATAGGTATTTATAGGCAATGTTGAAATATAGTTGTTTATAGCCGTGAAAAGCGCACAAAGGATTTTTCGGATTGTTGTCTGACCCAAATTGGCAAGCCACTTTGCTTCAGGAAACAGTTACAAGTTTTGAGTTTATTGTTACAAATATGTTACTTTAAGGTTTAAAAAATACCGATTTTTCTTAATTGTTTTAGTAAACTTATTTTCAACAAATGCAAAGCTATTTAAAACTTGAGAAATACTTTATAAAAACATTTAAGACATTTTAAAACTTAatttcattttaaaaatatttttgtcatattTTAACCATTTAGACATAAACAAGTTTTTGGTTACTTGTGAAAAAACTTGAGTTACTAAATGATTAATTCAAGtgttatgcatgcaaatcaattCACAAGACTATAAACCATAACTAAACCTTAGGTACACTAGTCTTGGAATCTTTGCCTCTTtgatgttatattggaattcatTTGATTTCCTTGAAGCGTTAATCCCATCTTCTTGATTTGTTATTTTGTATATTAAACAAGAAAAATGCTTTGCTATAAAATCAAGAACGGTTAATGACATCATATTCAAATATTGTTTATCATCAAAACAAGAGTGATGATGACTTTGAGTTCTTGGGTGCTCATCTTTTGGAGTTCCCTTCT from the Humulus lupulus chromosome X, drHumLupu1.1, whole genome shotgun sequence genome contains:
- the LOC133806081 gene encoding protein ZINC INDUCED FACILITATOR 1-like, which translates into the protein MINALLHLTHTVYIKNFLQAYASEICRKEYQALGMSIISTAWGIALVIGPALGGFLAQPAEKFPDVFSKESLFGRFPYFLPCLFISIIALVITILCFWLPEKLPEKLETVGAFQKLPMVMQSFDILYSAIKKAKRVSPTKGNCFGWFLVDITAHKGIRWNIGS